A genomic segment from Lignipirellula cremea encodes:
- a CDS encoding vWA domain-containing protein produces MGAAAIHYSLLTLGALFVAVPILLHLTMRRKPKQIVFPALRFVKQRRQTNQTQLRVRHWLLLLLRCLAILLFVLLLALANLTVPAAFLGNWLLLGVLSFGAIVALVMLAASLIDRSGRLLIGALAGLSILLLGSIAGVGAWTFAGGGAGRIGDKEAPVAAVLVVDTSPRMLYRRDNQTRLDKAREIAGWLLRRLPTDSQVIVSDARSGEPIETVNRTAAEAEIERLEPTAVSAPLVEKITKAIRYAQDAPFQQREVYLFTDLTVAGWNGAASAGLQQQLDTASDVLFYVIDVGVEQPLDFALGDLNLSQQTLTKNGALVIETEVSVLGASGARTIQLHVEDPAPELPRDVDGRRELPPSRLRAEELVELVDGASQRVRFPPLQLPEGVHFGQVRILGDDGLAVDDQRYFTVEARQAWPVLLASPPGVETRFFTEAITPFQFRETDRARFDLRAIEQNNLSNETLGEYAAVCLIDPLPLTPGQWEQLTDYVEQGGKLAIFLGRNATAESFNQPDAQRLLAGPLLPIPWREPSRKLLLAPKDYQHPALAPLRPVATTVPWGELPVFRHWVLVSLAPESSAILSFSNGKPAIVERTVGRGRVVTMTTPISDPLWRRGEPRPWNEIPTAENNWPYLVVINELMLSLVQSGAWPLNYYAGQSAVLTNEPDRDPETYTLFAPGEAPQAIKAYDGKVQIGYTETLGAYRLKGSLNGPISRGFSVNLRAAETNLQRLPPDALTSYLGADRYQLAKETGDIERRQSLAREDPQLYPYFLLALAVILALEQLMANRFYSSKSGTQVAA; encoded by the coding sequence ATGGGTGCGGCCGCAATCCATTATTCCTTGCTAACGCTGGGCGCGCTATTTGTCGCCGTGCCAATCCTGCTGCATTTGACCATGCGGCGAAAGCCAAAGCAGATCGTGTTCCCTGCGCTGCGGTTCGTCAAACAGCGCCGGCAAACCAATCAGACGCAGCTGCGCGTGCGGCACTGGCTGCTGTTGCTGCTGCGCTGCCTGGCGATCCTGCTGTTTGTGCTGCTATTGGCGCTGGCCAACCTGACCGTGCCGGCCGCCTTTCTGGGGAACTGGCTGCTGCTGGGCGTGCTCAGTTTTGGTGCGATCGTCGCACTGGTGATGCTGGCGGCTTCCCTGATTGATCGCAGCGGCAGGCTGCTGATCGGCGCGCTGGCGGGCCTGTCGATCCTGCTGCTGGGCTCGATTGCCGGCGTGGGGGCCTGGACGTTCGCCGGGGGCGGAGCGGGCCGCATTGGCGACAAGGAAGCGCCGGTCGCCGCCGTGCTGGTCGTGGATACGTCTCCCCGCATGCTCTACCGCCGGGACAACCAGACGCGGCTGGACAAAGCCCGAGAGATCGCCGGCTGGCTGTTACGGCGGTTGCCGACCGACAGCCAGGTGATTGTCTCGGACGCCCGTTCCGGCGAGCCGATTGAAACGGTCAACCGTACGGCCGCAGAAGCAGAGATTGAAAGGCTGGAACCGACCGCGGTCAGCGCCCCGCTGGTCGAGAAAATCACCAAAGCAATTCGTTACGCGCAGGATGCCCCCTTCCAGCAGCGCGAGGTTTACCTGTTTACCGATCTGACCGTCGCCGGCTGGAACGGCGCGGCCTCGGCCGGCCTGCAGCAGCAACTGGATACAGCGAGCGACGTGCTGTTCTACGTGATCGATGTCGGCGTGGAGCAGCCGCTGGACTTTGCCCTGGGTGACCTGAATCTGTCACAGCAAACGCTGACCAAAAACGGCGCGCTAGTGATCGAAACCGAAGTCAGCGTCCTGGGAGCCAGCGGCGCACGCACGATCCAGCTGCATGTGGAAGATCCCGCCCCCGAGTTGCCGCGGGATGTCGACGGGCGCCGGGAGTTGCCGCCCAGCCGCCTGCGGGCGGAGGAGCTGGTCGAACTGGTCGACGGCGCGTCCCAGAGGGTGCGGTTCCCGCCGCTGCAGCTGCCCGAAGGCGTCCACTTTGGGCAGGTGCGGATCCTGGGGGACGATGGTCTGGCGGTCGATGACCAGCGTTACTTCACCGTGGAAGCCCGGCAGGCCTGGCCGGTGCTGCTGGCGTCCCCGCCTGGCGTGGAAACGCGTTTTTTCACCGAGGCGATCACCCCTTTTCAGTTTCGCGAGACGGACCGCGCCCGCTTCGACCTGCGCGCCATTGAACAAAACAACCTTTCCAACGAAACGCTCGGCGAATATGCGGCTGTCTGCCTGATTGACCCGTTGCCGTTGACGCCCGGCCAATGGGAGCAGCTGACCGACTACGTCGAGCAGGGCGGCAAGCTGGCGATCTTTCTGGGACGGAACGCCACGGCCGAGAGTTTCAACCAGCCCGACGCCCAGCGACTGCTGGCCGGCCCGCTGCTGCCGATCCCCTGGCGGGAGCCGTCGCGGAAGTTGCTGCTGGCCCCGAAGGATTATCAGCACCCGGCGCTGGCTCCGCTGCGTCCTGTCGCCACGACGGTCCCCTGGGGCGAACTGCCCGTCTTTCGTCATTGGGTGCTGGTCTCGCTGGCTCCGGAATCCTCGGCCATCCTGTCGTTTTCCAATGGCAAGCCGGCGATCGTGGAGCGCACCGTCGGCCGCGGCCGTGTGGTGACCATGACGACGCCGATTTCCGATCCGCTGTGGCGCCGTGGCGAGCCTCGCCCCTGGAATGAGATTCCCACCGCGGAGAATAACTGGCCGTACCTGGTGGTCATCAACGAACTGATGCTGTCGCTCGTTCAAAGCGGCGCCTGGCCGCTCAACTACTACGCTGGCCAGTCGGCCGTGCTGACGAACGAACCTGACCGCGATCCCGAAACGTACACGCTGTTCGCCCCCGGCGAAGCGCCCCAGGCGATCAAAGCGTACGACGGCAAAGTGCAGATCGGCTACACCGAAACGCTCGGCGCCTATCGCCTCAAAGGCAGTTTAAACGGGCCCATTTCCCGTGGGTTCTCCGTCAATCTGCGAGCCGCCGAAACGAACCTGCAGCGTCTGCCTCCCGACGCGTTGACGTCCTACCTTGGCGCCGATCGCTACCAACTGGCCAAAGAGACCGGCGACATTGAACGGCGTCAGTCGCTAGCGCGTGAAGACCCACAGCTGTACCCGTATTTCCTGCTGGCGCTCGCCGTGATACTGGCACTGGAACAACTGATGGCGAACCGCTTTTACTCCAGTAAATCAGGAACGCAGGTCGCTGCCTAA
- a CDS encoding beta-ketoacyl-[acyl-carrier-protein] synthase family protein: protein MLRRVVVTGMGCVTPLAHNVSNTWSEMLAGRSGVARISLFDPANFPSQIAAEVKNWSCSVPCLPRQTQFALCAAEQAVAQARLSHEVIQPSRLSVYMGCGEIFPDLQTITELVGKSLGESGFSPEDFYRQAQGQSFFQGSCEPCDAAMRIAAAVGAEGQVANSITACTSSSLAIGQGAELIRHGDADAVIAGGAHSMISPFGVSGFARLSALTTEWNDQPELAMRPFDITRSGFVIGEGGAVLVLEDREHALARGAEILGEVTGYGAGQDAYRLTDPHPQARGAVTAIRNALADAELRCDDIDYISAHGTSTMMNDRMESRAIKKVFGDQAKSVPISSIKSMVGHLTTACGALQAIACIQSLLHDAIPPTLNHQSPDAGCDLDFTPGEARELACRHILSNSFGFGGQNISLIFSRR, encoded by the coding sequence ATGCTGCGACGCGTCGTTGTAACCGGAATGGGCTGCGTTACTCCGCTGGCTCATAACGTTTCCAATACCTGGAGCGAAATGCTCGCAGGGCGATCGGGCGTTGCCAGGATCTCGCTGTTCGATCCGGCGAACTTTCCCAGCCAGATCGCCGCCGAAGTGAAAAACTGGAGCTGCTCTGTCCCCTGTTTGCCGCGGCAGACGCAGTTTGCGCTTTGCGCCGCCGAACAGGCGGTCGCCCAGGCCCGGTTATCGCACGAGGTGATTCAGCCGTCCCGGTTGTCCGTTTATATGGGTTGCGGCGAGATTTTCCCGGACCTGCAGACAATCACCGAGCTGGTGGGGAAATCGCTGGGCGAGAGCGGATTTTCGCCGGAAGACTTTTATCGCCAGGCTCAGGGGCAATCCTTCTTTCAGGGCTCGTGCGAGCCGTGCGACGCGGCGATGCGGATCGCCGCTGCGGTGGGCGCCGAAGGCCAGGTCGCAAACAGCATTACCGCCTGCACCTCGAGCAGTCTGGCCATTGGCCAGGGGGCCGAGCTGATCCGGCATGGCGACGCTGATGCGGTCATCGCTGGCGGGGCGCATAGTATGATCTCTCCTTTTGGCGTTTCTGGGTTCGCCCGGTTGTCCGCTTTAACGACCGAATGGAACGATCAGCCGGAACTGGCGATGCGGCCGTTCGATATCACCCGCAGCGGTTTTGTGATCGGCGAAGGCGGAGCGGTCCTGGTGCTGGAAGATCGTGAACACGCCCTGGCCCGCGGCGCCGAGATTCTAGGCGAAGTCACCGGCTATGGCGCGGGGCAGGATGCGTATCGCCTGACCGACCCGCATCCCCAGGCCCGCGGAGCCGTCACGGCCATTCGGAACGCCCTGGCTGACGCAGAATTGCGCTGCGACGATATCGACTATATCAGCGCCCATGGCACCAGCACCATGATGAACGACCGGATGGAAAGCCGGGCCATTAAAAAGGTGTTTGGCGACCAGGCAAAGTCGGTTCCTATCTCCAGCATCAAAAGTATGGTCGGGCATTTAACCACGGCCTGCGGCGCGCTACAGGCGATTGCCTGTATCCAGTCGCTGCTGCACGACGCCATCCCACCGACGCTGAATCATCAATCGCCCGATGCGGGTTGCGATCTGGACTTCACTCCGGGCGAAGCCCGTGAACTGGCGTGCCGGCACATTCTGAGCAACAGCTTCGGCTTTGGCGGCCAGAATATCTCGCTTATATTTTCGCGCCGGTAG
- a CDS encoding 2-hydroxyacid dehydrogenase, whose translation MSDQLKVFVTREIPAAGLDKVTSGSDAEVWREPLPPSREVLLQKVQGCHGLLTLLTEKVDAELFDAAGPQLKVVSNFAVGYNNIDIEEATRRGIKVGNTPNVLTDATADMAMALMLAAGRRIVEGQDYIRDKKWKTWEPLGHIGADLWERTVGIVGMGRIGSAFARRCHGGWNMRVLYHNTSPNEQVEKELGAQLVDMDTLLAESDFVSVHANMNPDTVGMFNAEAFKKMKSTAVFVNTSRGPLVDQKALYDALKNGEIFAAGLDVTDPEPIPLDDPLLTLSNCVIAPHIASGTLSSRNAMAEIAADNLLQGIAGQPLRCWVNQGS comes from the coding sequence ATGAGCGACCAACTCAAAGTTTTTGTCACGCGGGAAATCCCCGCTGCCGGGCTCGACAAGGTCACGTCGGGCAGCGACGCGGAAGTCTGGCGGGAGCCCCTGCCGCCCTCGCGCGAGGTGCTGCTGCAAAAAGTCCAGGGATGCCACGGCCTGCTAACGCTCCTGACGGAAAAAGTCGACGCCGAGCTGTTCGACGCCGCCGGCCCGCAGTTGAAGGTCGTGAGTAATTTTGCGGTCGGATACAACAATATCGATATCGAGGAAGCCACTCGTCGCGGCATCAAGGTCGGCAATACGCCAAATGTGCTGACCGATGCGACCGCCGACATGGCGATGGCCCTGATGCTTGCAGCGGGTCGACGTATCGTCGAAGGCCAGGATTACATCCGCGACAAAAAATGGAAAACTTGGGAGCCGCTCGGCCATATCGGCGCCGATTTGTGGGAGCGCACCGTGGGCATCGTCGGCATGGGACGCATTGGCTCGGCCTTTGCCCGTCGTTGCCATGGCGGCTGGAACATGCGGGTTCTGTACCACAATACCAGCCCCAATGAACAGGTCGAAAAAGAACTGGGGGCACAGCTGGTTGATATGGATACGCTGCTGGCCGAATCGGATTTTGTCTCCGTCCACGCCAATATGAATCCCGATACCGTCGGCATGTTCAACGCCGAAGCCTTCAAGAAAATGAAGTCGACCGCGGTGTTCGTCAATACGTCGCGCGGCCCGCTCGTTGACCAGAAAGCCCTGTACGACGCCTTGAAGAACGGCGAAATTTTCGCTGCCGGGCTGGATGTGACCGATCCCGAGCCGATCCCGCTCGACGATCCGTTGCTGACCTTGTCCAACTGCGTCATTGCCCCGCATATCGCCAGCGGCACCCTCTCCAGCCGGAACGCCATGGCCGAAATCGCCGCCGACAACCTGCTGCAGGGAATCGCCGGCCAGCCGCTCCGCTGCTGGGTCAACCAGGGAAGTTAG
- a CDS encoding type 1 glutamine amidotransferase family protein, translated as MPFDPSVSRQLPAYPAQTASCRMSRVCKFMRAQFALIAAVGVMCSGSSLATAADGLFVRFQLLQPTAATYYVKLGGYIHKTPWYLPRGVLPTGSDKDASLRTQGGQYTPWLDVREFAGDRLHGRMNRAGGVAEFPNMTADFVVDPPSEKLTLVIELATQPQVNAVQKRWRETIQGTLTSFLVSPSLARDKQELESAAEMTNRRLQWAREATGGKRHSPQSLLVQTSLWAAQRPELNLREAQVLELLGFNVVGNQPAEVRERASLAQPGHTHSVAFGPAATRQAIVELMQKQTDRIAATGDPKRRVPFNFADEVCCRPAIGDNAVALGHFHAWLAQQRIKPTDLGVARLTDVEPIETPEALRQQERKNGPAARRIFYYTSHFRQQAATERVAWHTDAFHQIWRTAHPTADNATAPWTSTLVADHPYFAGSGLGMGMEPNPAWSGHPLAMDWFELARSGAVDLAGIEDWMGLQYMYGPNWTWEGFQLMGFQAAIFRSGSQGRQPTIAWITPSDETNLRLKSSSALCQGAKHFFYWTYGPTATSTENYWSDLRGAYHGVAAMTRQLAAAEKIIAPGRMRPTKVALLYSISSDLWQPFGYVSMLERRGLYLSLVHDQYLVDMLTEEDVEAGRLADYDVLYTADPCIKRRAAQKIAAWVKAGGHLQGTTAAGSRDEFNEPCDLLAVAFGVAPELKVETQPGRYHIRGALNNLPYLDQITGEETPAWGAIGARVAVTPAGGSVVATFNDGSAAIVDNTFVKGSARYLAACPGIAYLKEAKFVPDMLAEKWPNDLRGLINAAAEKKHAAPVVELSHPVVEAGVYDSDAGTALVLANFQYDPIARLHVRLTARQPVKSVRSVEQGAVPFAISRDAAGVATVEFDLALGLNDIVLLE; from the coding sequence ATGCCGTTTGATCCTTCTGTTTCCCGGCAACTCCCTGCTTACCCCGCGCAAACGGCATCCTGCCGGATGTCCCGCGTGTGCAAGTTCATGCGGGCCCAGTTCGCCCTGATCGCAGCGGTCGGGGTGATGTGTAGCGGGAGTTCTTTGGCGACGGCGGCGGACGGCCTGTTCGTCCGTTTCCAGCTGCTCCAGCCGACTGCCGCCACCTACTACGTCAAGCTGGGCGGCTACATTCATAAAACGCCCTGGTATCTGCCCCGGGGCGTGCTGCCAACGGGTTCCGACAAGGATGCGTCGCTGCGGACGCAGGGCGGGCAATACACTCCCTGGCTGGATGTTCGCGAGTTCGCCGGCGATCGTCTGCATGGCCGGATGAATCGGGCCGGCGGCGTGGCCGAGTTTCCCAACATGACGGCGGATTTCGTCGTGGATCCTCCTTCGGAAAAACTAACGCTCGTGATTGAGCTAGCGACGCAGCCGCAAGTGAACGCGGTGCAAAAGCGCTGGCGAGAAACGATTCAGGGAACCCTCACCAGCTTTCTGGTTTCGCCCAGTCTGGCCCGCGACAAACAAGAGCTGGAATCGGCCGCCGAAATGACCAACCGCCGGCTGCAGTGGGCCCGCGAAGCAACCGGCGGAAAACGCCATTCGCCGCAGTCGCTGCTGGTGCAGACCAGCCTCTGGGCGGCCCAGCGGCCGGAACTCAATCTGCGCGAAGCCCAGGTGCTGGAGCTGCTGGGCTTCAATGTCGTCGGCAACCAGCCAGCGGAAGTTCGCGAACGCGCCTCCCTGGCCCAGCCCGGCCATACTCACAGCGTGGCGTTCGGTCCCGCCGCGACCCGCCAGGCAATCGTCGAGTTAATGCAGAAGCAGACCGATCGGATCGCGGCGACGGGAGACCCCAAGCGACGTGTTCCGTTTAACTTTGCCGACGAGGTCTGCTGCCGTCCCGCGATTGGCGACAACGCCGTCGCCCTGGGCCACTTTCATGCCTGGCTGGCGCAGCAGAGGATCAAACCGACCGACCTGGGAGTCGCCCGGCTGACCGATGTCGAGCCGATCGAAACGCCTGAGGCATTACGTCAGCAAGAGCGAAAGAACGGTCCCGCAGCGAGGCGGATTTTTTATTACACATCCCACTTTCGCCAGCAGGCGGCGACGGAGCGAGTCGCCTGGCACACGGACGCCTTTCATCAGATCTGGCGCACCGCTCATCCCACGGCGGACAATGCAACGGCGCCGTGGACTTCGACCCTGGTCGCCGATCACCCTTACTTTGCCGGCAGTGGTCTGGGAATGGGGATGGAGCCCAACCCGGCCTGGAGCGGCCATCCGCTGGCGATGGACTGGTTCGAACTGGCGCGTTCCGGAGCGGTCGACCTCGCCGGAATCGAGGACTGGATGGGGCTGCAGTACATGTACGGCCCCAACTGGACCTGGGAAGGTTTCCAGCTGATGGGATTCCAGGCCGCCATCTTTCGCAGTGGCTCGCAAGGGCGACAGCCGACGATTGCCTGGATCACGCCCAGTGACGAAACGAACCTGCGTCTGAAGTCCTCCTCGGCGCTCTGCCAGGGGGCGAAACATTTCTTCTACTGGACGTACGGCCCTACTGCGACCAGCACGGAAAATTACTGGTCGGATCTGCGCGGAGCCTACCACGGCGTGGCGGCTATGACCCGCCAGCTGGCGGCGGCCGAGAAGATCATCGCCCCGGGCAGGATGCGTCCCACGAAGGTCGCCCTGCTGTACAGCATTTCCTCGGATCTATGGCAGCCGTTCGGTTACGTGTCGATGCTGGAACGGCGAGGGCTGTACCTGTCGCTGGTGCATGACCAGTACCTGGTCGACATGCTGACCGAGGAAGATGTCGAAGCCGGCCGGCTTGCCGACTACGATGTGCTCTACACGGCCGATCCTTGCATCAAGCGAAGGGCGGCCCAGAAAATCGCCGCCTGGGTCAAAGCAGGGGGACACCTGCAGGGAACCACGGCCGCCGGCAGTCGGGACGAATTCAACGAACCATGCGACCTGCTGGCCGTCGCTTTCGGAGTGGCGCCGGAGCTGAAGGTCGAAACGCAGCCGGGCCGCTATCATATTCGCGGGGCGCTCAACAACCTGCCGTACCTGGACCAGATCACCGGCGAAGAAACGCCGGCCTGGGGGGCGATTGGAGCCAGGGTCGCCGTGACGCCTGCCGGGGGCAGTGTTGTCGCGACCTTTAACGACGGCTCGGCCGCGATCGTCGACAATACGTTCGTCAAAGGAAGTGCTCGCTACCTGGCGGCCTGCCCGGGCATCGCGTATTTGAAAGAAGCAAAGTTTGTGCCCGACATGCTCGCCGAGAAATGGCCAAATGATCTGCGCGGCCTGATCAACGCGGCGGCCGAAAAGAAACATGCCGCGCCGGTGGTGGAGTTGTCGCACCCGGTCGTGGAGGCGGGCGTCTACGACAGCGACGCCGGAACCGCGCTGGTGCTGGCCAACTTCCAGTATGATCCGATCGCCAGGCTGCACGTTCGGCTAACGGCTCGCCAGCCGGTCAAGTCGGTGCGTTCCGTGGAACAAGGCGCTGTGCCGTTTGCTATCAGCCGCGACGCGGCCGGCGTGGCGACGGTGGAGTTCGACCTGGCCCTGGGGCTGAACGATATCGTCCTGCTGGAATAG
- a CDS encoding alpha/beta hydrolase, with product MQRIQLGAVPNSTPSPVDSIQVEESVISVSEHRGGRHTLFVPLHYEPNYAYPLMVWLHGPGDDERQLQRIMPEVSLRNFAAIAPRSGTAVDTGRGFHWRQTSGDIAAATDSIFECIAVAQKRFHVSSQRIFLCGYDSGGTMALRIALNHPQKFAGAASIGGAFPQGSSPLLQLNGARKLPLLIAQGRQATKYSVDTTCEELRLFHAAGMSVSLRQYPGGDELTTGMLRDLNLWIMEQVTGVQMFDSHDAGDPSAQDSPN from the coding sequence ATGCAACGAATTCAGCTCGGCGCGGTCCCCAACTCAACCCCCTCGCCTGTCGATTCGATCCAGGTCGAAGAGTCGGTCATCAGCGTTTCCGAACATCGTGGCGGTCGCCATACGTTGTTCGTGCCGCTGCATTATGAACCGAACTACGCCTATCCCCTGATGGTCTGGCTGCATGGGCCAGGCGACGACGAACGCCAGTTACAACGCATCATGCCCGAAGTCAGCTTGCGCAACTTCGCGGCGATTGCTCCCCGTAGCGGCACAGCCGTCGACACAGGCCGCGGCTTTCACTGGCGGCAAACGTCCGGCGACATTGCCGCGGCGACCGATTCGATTTTTGAATGCATCGCTGTCGCGCAAAAACGCTTTCATGTTTCGAGCCAGCGGATTTTTCTGTGTGGCTACGATTCCGGCGGGACAATGGCCTTGCGGATTGCCCTGAATCACCCGCAGAAGTTTGCCGGGGCGGCTTCGATTGGCGGAGCCTTTCCCCAGGGAAGCAGCCCTCTGCTGCAGCTCAACGGCGCGCGGAAGCTGCCGCTGTTGATCGCCCAGGGACGCCAGGCGACCAAATACAGTGTCGACACCACCTGCGAAGAATTGCGGCTGTTTCATGCCGCCGGCATGTCGGTTTCTTTGCGACAGTATCCAGGCGGCGACGAATTAACGACCGGCATGCTCCGCGATCTGAACCTGTGGATCATGGAGCAGGTAACGGGCGTGCAGATGTTCGACTCGCACGACGCAGGCGATCCGTCCGCCCAGGACTCACCCAACTAG
- a CDS encoding polyprenyl synthetase family protein — protein MSQTLNRNGAGKNGPLSDTLRLLYAPVADEMAEVENILQTELRSDYPFVDELVRYGNLLGGKRLRPALLLLSAKAAGKVTREHCVLAAVVEMIHTATLVHDDVLDEADTRRHLATVNSRWTNEASVLLGDYLFTHAFYLASTLDTTFACRVIGRSTNIVCEGELRQTAARGNYHLSEAEYLEIIEAKTAELCACCCQLGAHYAGADAAVVDKLYGYGRDLGIAFQIADDLLDVLGDESETGKSLGTDLEKEKPTLPLIHLLENVTAEERAELVELLSGPGDARPQLGPWFERHQSIDYARSRAQHYADQALSAIRSLPSSPSADVLTLIAEFVVNRAH, from the coding sequence ATGAGCCAGACTCTCAATCGAAACGGCGCCGGCAAAAATGGTCCTCTGTCGGACACGTTGCGCCTGCTGTACGCCCCCGTCGCCGACGAGATGGCGGAAGTCGAAAATATCCTGCAGACTGAGCTGCGCAGCGATTACCCGTTCGTCGATGAACTGGTGCGTTACGGCAACCTGCTGGGCGGCAAACGCCTGCGTCCGGCCCTGCTGCTGCTCTCCGCCAAAGCCGCCGGCAAAGTCACCCGCGAACATTGCGTGCTGGCTGCGGTCGTGGAGATGATCCATACCGCCACGCTGGTGCACGACGATGTGCTGGATGAAGCCGACACCCGGCGCCACCTGGCTACCGTGAATTCCCGCTGGACGAACGAAGCCAGCGTGCTGCTGGGCGATTATCTGTTTACGCATGCCTTTTACCTCGCCAGCACACTCGATACGACCTTTGCCTGTCGGGTCATCGGCCGGTCGACCAATATTGTTTGCGAAGGCGAGCTGCGGCAAACGGCCGCCCGCGGCAACTACCACCTGAGCGAAGCCGAATACCTCGAAATCATCGAAGCGAAAACGGCCGAGTTGTGCGCTTGCTGCTGCCAGCTGGGCGCCCATTACGCCGGAGCCGATGCAGCGGTGGTCGACAAGTTGTACGGTTACGGTCGCGACCTGGGCATCGCCTTCCAGATTGCCGACGACCTGCTTGACGTGCTGGGCGATGAATCCGAAACCGGGAAATCACTGGGCACGGACCTGGAAAAAGAGAAACCGACCCTGCCGCTGATTCACCTGTTGGAGAACGTCACCGCCGAAGAACGGGCGGAGCTGGTCGAGCTGCTGAGCGGTCCCGGCGATGCACGCCCGCAACTGGGCCCCTGGTTCGAGCGTCACCAGTCGATCGACTACGCCCGCAGCCGCGCCCAGCATTACGCCGACCAGGCGCTGTCGGCGATCCGCTCGCTTCCGTCGTCTCCCTCGGCCGACGTGCTGACGCTGATTGCCGAGTTCGTCGTCAACCGCGCCCACTGA
- the moaC gene encoding cyclic pyranopterin monophosphate synthase MoaC, translated as MSDLTHFDEQGASRMVDVGDKAVTVRYARASAQVEMQTSTLQLIRDRALAKGDVLEVARLAGIMAAKKTADLIPLCHPLPLESVTIQFAFPGATRVSIESQVRVTARTGAEMEALTAVTVAALTVYDMCKAVDRGMTIQQIRLEEKSGGKSGHYRREHPPAESTTAPPAVEGGNEQRGNA; from the coding sequence ATGAGCGATTTAACGCACTTCGACGAGCAGGGCGCCAGCCGCATGGTGGATGTCGGCGATAAGGCCGTTACGGTCCGCTACGCCCGTGCATCGGCCCAGGTGGAAATGCAGACCTCGACCCTGCAGCTAATCCGGGATCGGGCGCTCGCCAAAGGGGACGTGCTGGAAGTAGCCCGTCTGGCGGGGATCATGGCCGCGAAAAAAACGGCCGACCTGATCCCGCTGTGCCATCCGCTGCCGCTGGAAAGCGTCACGATTCAGTTTGCCTTTCCCGGGGCGACGCGGGTGTCGATCGAAAGCCAGGTCCGCGTTACGGCCCGCACAGGGGCCGAGATGGAAGCCCTGACCGCCGTCACAGTCGCTGCGCTGACGGTTTACGATATGTGTAAAGCAGTCGATCGCGGAATGACGATCCAGCAAATACGACTGGAAGAAAAGTCTGGCGGCAAAAGCGGCCATTATCGACGGGAACATCCCCCGGCGGAATCCACGACCGCTCCCCCAGCGGTCGAGGGCGGAAACGAACAACGCGGAAACGCTTAG
- a CDS encoding superoxide dismutase, with protein sequence MAFSLPELPYAKDALEPHIDAKTMEIHHGKHHAGYVAKLNDAVAGSDLESKTVEEVIANLDSAPADKKTAIRNNGGGHANHSLFWTVLCPKGGGTPSGELAAAIDAAFGSFDAFKTSFSNAAATRFGSGWAWLVVKSDGSLVVGSTANQDNPLMGEATAGLSGTPILGLDVWEHAYYLNYQNRRPDYIEAFFSIVNWDEVAKRFAAAK encoded by the coding sequence ATGGCTTTTTCCTTGCCCGAATTGCCTTACGCCAAGGACGCCCTGGAACCGCACATCGATGCGAAAACCATGGAAATCCACCATGGCAAGCATCATGCGGGATATGTGGCCAAACTGAACGACGCCGTTGCGGGTTCTGACCTGGAAAGCAAAACCGTCGAAGAAGTTATCGCGAACCTCGACTCCGCCCCCGCCGACAAAAAGACGGCGATTCGCAACAACGGCGGCGGTCACGCCAACCATTCGTTGTTCTGGACGGTCCTCTGCCCCAAAGGCGGCGGAACTCCCAGCGGGGAACTGGCTGCGGCGATTGACGCAGCTTTTGGCTCCTTCGACGCGTTCAAAACGTCTTTCAGCAATGCGGCTGCAACCCGTTTTGGCAGCGGCTGGGCCTGGCTGGTCGTGAAAAGCGACGGCAGCCTGGTCGTCGGATCGACCGCCAACCAGGACAACCCGCTGATGGGCGAAGCCACGGCCGGCCTGTCGGGCACTCCGATTCTCGGACTCGACGTCTGGGAACACGCTTATTACCTCAATTACCAGAATCGCCGTCCCGACTACATTGAAGCTTTCTTCAGTATCGTCAACTGGGACGAAGTGGCCAAACGTTTCGCCGCCGCGAAGTAG